The Pseudomonas sp. TH06 genome contains the following window.
ATAACGCGGTGACCACCACGAAGACCAGATACAGCGTCATCGCGAGCATGTAGTACCAGCCGACCGTGTTGGCCGCCCAGTTTTGCGCTTCCAGCAACCAGGCTCCGGCCTGCTCCGGCAGGGCAATGACAACGAGACCAAACAGCAGAATGACCGTCGCGGCGAAGTAGAACACCGGCGGATTCATGCGCACCAGACCGCTGGCGGGGGTAGACGATGCACTCATGAAACGTGCACCTCGAGGGTTTGAAACGTGGCTGAAATGATCGGACTCAGCAAAGGCAAGCCTCCTGTTGTGAGCGGGCAGCGAACCACCGGTTTAACTTGAATGAACGTTCAAGTTAAACATGGATAGGGCGCCAAGGACTAATCGCAGGGCTGGGCGGTAGTTATCCAACGCTAGCTCAAGGAGGGGTATGACGTGGATTTGAGGCGATTCGTTCACTGCAGAATTGGCGGATTGCCATTATCTCGATGCGGCCCGGAAACCTATCGCGAGCAGGCTCACTCCTACATTTGAAATGCATTCCCCTGTAGGAGTGAGCCTGCTCGCGAAGAGGCCAGACGCCGCAAAAGCAATTTCAGAGATTACTTCTGCGTCCCGTCATCATGCTGCAGGTTAGCCTGGGTCAGGTTGCACCCCGCCGGCACACTGCGTGTCAGCCACACATTGCCGCCAATGGTCGATCCCTTGCCAATGGTGATCCGCCCGAGAATTGTCGCCCCGGCGTAAATCACCACATCATCCTCAACGATCGGATGGCGCGGATGGCCCTTCTGCAACTGCCCGTCTTCATCCGCCGGGAAGCGCTTGGCACCCAAGGTCACGGCCTGATAAATCCGCACCCGCTCGCCAATGATCGCGGTTTCGCCAATCACCACACCCGTACCGTGATCGATAAAGAAACTACGGCCGATCTGCGCGCCCGGATGGATATCGATGCCGGTGGCCGAGTGCGCAATTTCCGCGCTGATCCGCGCCAGCAACGGCAGCCCCGCGCGGTACAAGTGGTGCGCCAGACGATGGTGAATCACCGCCAGAATTCCCGGATAGCAGAGCAACACTTCATCGACACTGCGCGCCGCCGGATCACCGTGATAGGCCGCCAGCACGTCGGTATCGAGCAACGTGCGCAACCCCGGCAGGGCCAGGGCAAAATCCTGCACGATCTGGATCGCGCGGGCCTCGACTTCGGTGTCGGCCTGGGCGCTGTGCCGGGCGACGTAACGCAACTCCAGCCGAGTCTGCGCCAGCAACGCATTCAATGCGACATCGAGGGTGTGGCCGACGTAGAAGTCTTCACTCTCTTCGCGCAGATCCACCGGCCCCAGGCGCATCGGAAACAACGCACCGCACAGCGCTTCGAGAATCTCCGCCATCGCCGCCCGCGAGGGCAACTCGCGGCCACCCTGCTCGCCGGAAGCCCGGCCATTTTGTGCACGCCACTGATCCCGCGCGCTGCGCAGTTGGCTGACGATGGTCTGCAATTGCCAATGGCTGGAACGTTCGCTCACGGTAAAGACTCCTCACGGGCGGCCGGACTGTCTGGCCGCGTCAACGGCGACCACTTTACGGCATGCCTGCGAGGGCGAATTAAGAACCGATAGTGCTGGGCTCAGTACATTTGGCTATAAGCGATTCGCGGTTGCCCCTGCAAAAGCGCGTGCCTATAGTCCTTTCATCTTCCTCCGCCAGTACGGACTCATGATCAAACAACAGCTTGCCCGCTTCAACCGCCTCGACCTGCTCGGCCAACCAACGCCTCTGGAAAAACTCGAACGCCTGTCCACCTGGCTCGGCCGTGACGTGTACATCAAACGCGATGACCTGACACCGCTGGCCATGGGCGGCAACAAGCTGCGCAAACTCGAATACCTCGCCGCCGATGCGCTCGCGCAAGGTGCCGACACGCTGATCACCGCCGGCGCGCTGCAATCGAACCACGTCCGCCAGACCGCCGCACTCGCCGCCAAACTTGGTCTGGGCTGCGTCGCGCTGCTGGAAAATCCACTGGGCACCGACGACAGCAATTACACCGGTAACGGCAATCGGCTGTTGCTGGATCTGTTCGATACCAAGGTTGAACTGGTCGACAACCTCGACAACGCCGATGAGCAACTGGCGGCCCTCGCCGTGCGTCTGCGCAGCAACGGCAAGAAGCCGTATCTGGTGCCGATCGGTGGCTCCAATGCGCTCGGCGCGCTGGGTTACGTGCGCGCAGGCCTGGAACTGGCCGAGCAGATCAAGGACACCGGCCTCGACTTCGCCGCCGTGGTGCTGGCCTCGGGCAGCGCCGGGACACACAGCGGTCTCGCGCTGGCCTTGAGCGAAGCGCTGCCGCAACTGCCGGTGATCGGCGTGACCGTGTCGCGCAGTGAGGAAGACCAGCGGCCGAAGGTTCAGGGCCTCGCCGAACGCACAGCGGACCTGCTCGGCGTCGCGCTGCCGGACAGTTTCAAAGTCGAACTGTGGGACGAATATTTTGGTCCGCGTTATGGCGAGCCGAATGCGGGGACGCTGGCAGCGGTGAAACTGCTGGCGAGTCAGGACGCGGTGCTGCTTGATCCGGTGTACACCGGCAAGGCCATGGCCGGGTTGCTGGACGGGATTGGCCGTCAGCGCTTCGACGAAGGGCCGATCATCTTCCTGCACACCGGTGGCGCGCCGGCGTTGTTTGCCTATAAGGATTCACTGACAAGCTGATCCTCCCTGCTGCAAGAATTTTTGTGGTGAGGGGATTTATCCCCGTTGGACTGCGCAGCAGTCCCCTGCTCTTCAAGTCAGAAGAGAGGGCCGCTTCGCGCCCCATCGGGGATAAATCCCCTCGCCACAATTGATCACACATATTCAAAATTGGAATAACAGAAAGACTATTAAGTATTTTCAAGTCTAACAAAGGCATCTTATAGTCTCGCCGCAGGCGAATTTCGCGAGAGACGCATAAGCTGCTTTAAGGCAGGATAGCGCTGTCGTCCAACTCCCGGATTCGCACACTTTCCTTAAGCGTCTTCCATAAGAAAACACAGGGGCTTGTCATGAATTTTTCCGCATTACGTCGCAATCTGCTGGTCGGTTCGCTGGGCCTGGCACTGAGCGCGGGCCTGATCGGCCAGGCAGTGGCCGGTGAGCAGCTGCAACAGATCAAGGACAAGGGCGTTATCAACGTCGGTCTGGAAGGCACCTACCCACCGTTCAGCTTCGTCGATGCCGACGGCAAGCTGTCCGGCTTCGAAGTCGAACTCTCCGAAGCCCTGGCGCAAAAACTCGGCGTCAAAGCCAAGATTCAGCCGACCAAGTGGGACGGTATCCTCGCTGCGCTGGAATCCAAGCGTCTGGACGTCGTCGTCAACCAGGTGACCATCTCCGACGAGCGCAAGAAGAAGTATGACTTCTCCGAGCCGTACACCGTGTCCGGGATTCAGGCGCTGGTGCTGAAGAGCAAGGAAGCCGCGCTGAACATCAAAACCGCCAATGACCTGTCCGGCAAGAAAGTCGGTGTAGGCCTGGGCACCAACTACGAACAGTGGGTCCGCGCCAACGTGCCGGGTGCCGACGTGCGTACCTACGATGATGATCCGACCAAGTTCGCTGACCTGAACAACGGCCGCACCGACGCCATTCTGATCGATCGCCTGGCCGCACTTGAGTACGCCAAGAAAGCGCCGAAAACCGTCGCCGCCGGTGAAGCCTTCTCCCGTCAGGAATCCGGTATTGCCCTGCGCAAAGGCGAGCCTGAACTGCTGGCCGCCGTGAACAAGGCCCTCGACGAACTGCGTGCCGACGGCACCCTCGAGAAGCTGTCCACGAAATACTTCAACGCTGACGTCACTAAATAATGGAAGAAGCTTTCCAACTCGCACTGGACTCCGCGCCCTTTTTGCTCAAGGGCGCGTATTACACGGTAGTCCTCAGCCTCGGCGGCATGTTCTTCGGCTTGCTGCTGGGCTTCGGCCTGGCACTGATGCGCCTGTCGCGCTTCAAGTCGGTGAGCTGGCTGGCCCGCATCTACGTGTCGTTCTTTCGCGGCACGCCGTTGCTGGTGCAGCTGTTCGTGATCTATTACGGCTTGCCGCAACTGGGTCTGGAACTCGATCCGCTGCCAGCGGCGCTGATCGGCTTCTCGCTGAACATGGCCGCCTACGCCTGTGAAATCCTCCGTGCCGCGATCGGTTCGATCGAGCGCGGTCAATGGGAAGCTGCCGCGAGCATCGGCATGACCCGCGCGCAAACGCTGCGCCGGGCCATCCTGCCGCAAGCGATGCGCACGGCGTTGCCGCCGCTGGGCAACAGCTTCATTTCACTGGTCAAGGACACGGCACTGGCCGCCACCATTCAGGTGCCGGAGCTGTTCCGTCAGGCGCAGTTGATTACCGCACGGACCTTCGAAGTCTTCACCATGTATCTTGCCGCCGCGCTGATCTACTGGATTCTGGCCACGGTGCTTTCGCACTTCCAGAACAAGTTGGAAGAGCGGGTCAATCGGCATGACCAGGAGTCCTGACGCGATGATTGTCGTGGAAAAACTGACCAAGCAATTCAAGAATCAAGTGGTGCTCAACGGCATTGATCTTGAAGTGAAGGAAGGCGAGGTGGTCGCGATCATCGGCCCTAGCGGCTCGGGAAAAACCACGTTCCTGCGCTGCCTTAACTTCCTGGAGCAACCCACCAGCGGCCGGATCAAGGTCGGCGATATCGAAATCGATACCAGCCGCCCGCTGAACCAGCAGCAAAGCCTGGTGCGCAATCTGCGCCAGCACGTGGGCTTCGTGTTTCAGAACTTCAACCTGTTCCCCCATCGCACCGCCCTGGAAAACGTCATCGAAGGCCCGATCGTGGTCAAGAAAATGCCGCGCGACGCAGCGATTGCCCTGGGCAAAAAGCTGATGGCCAAGGTCGGTCTGGCCGGCAAGGAAGACGCCTATCCGCGTCGTCTTTCGGGCGGTCAGCAACAGCGCGTGGCAATTGCCCGTGCGCTGGCGATGGAGCCGGAAGTGATCCTCTTCGATGAGCCGACTTCGGCCCTCGATCCGGAACTGGTGGGTGAAGTGCTGGCGACTATCCGCGGCCTCGCCGAGGAGAAACGCACCATGGTGATCGTCACCCACGAAATGGGCTTCGCTCGCGACGTGGCCAACCGTGTGGTGTTTTTCGACAAGGGTGTGATTGTCGAGCAAGGCGAAGCGAAAGCGCTGTTCGCCAACCCGAAAGAAGAACGCACCCAACAATTTCTCAGCAAGTTCCTGAATCACGCCTGAGAACTTCAAACGCACCAACCTCCAACTTCCACGGATGGAAGTTATCTTTACCCTGCCTTCACCCCTTCTTATAAACACCTACAAATAAACATCAATCGCGCTGTACCCATATATGTTCTGCAACAGATAACACGTGTCTGACAGACATCGCATGACGAGTGACTGGTTGCGAATAACCTCGTGGAAAAACCAGCAAAAACCCTCGAGATTCGTAGCCTCATTCGCTATACAGCCTAGGCATACGGCCTCAGCATTGTAGGAACTTTCTGATTAACCGGTAATTCACGGATTAACTAACACCGTCTATTGACACCCCTCTCCTCACACTCTTATCTAGTCGCCAGCAGGCGTTACCCAATCCAAATCAACGCGCATTAAACATGAACACAAGTTCCCAACTTTATTGCCGATTGATACACGCCTTTTGTTCTTCCAGAAACGGACTTCGCTGCAAGACTTCAAGGAGAGAAATCGATGACCCGCACTTCGCATACCCCCGAACTCGCAGCGCCGACCCTGGCGCCAGCGCAAAAAACCGGCATCAATCTGGCCGATGCCGGACATCTGTTGGTCAACGTGCCGCCTTACCCCGACATGGACTGCGGCGACCTGATCGAACTGTTCTGGAACAAATGCTATGTCGCCTCGAGTGTGCTGAAGATCGAGGACGTCGGCGCGTCGGTCAGCCTGCGGGTGCCGGAGAGTTTTATTGCCAGCGGCACTGCGCGCATCCACTACCGGGTGATGCAGGTCGGTCAGGGTGCAGCGTTATCGGCAGCGACGCGGGTTGAGGTCAAGCTCGATTGCCCCGGCGGCCTGCCCTCAGCCCTATGCGGTGACGAAAACCAGCAGCTGGCACCCGTGACGATTCCCGAAACGATTCACCGCCAGGGTGTAAATCCGAACCAGATCAAACGCGGTGTACCACTGACTATCGAGCCCTACCTGAACATGGCCGAAGGCGACGCCATCACTTTGCGCTGGGGCGACGTGCGCATGGATCTGGCGCCGATCACGCCTGCTGATGTCGGGCTGCCGATTCAGGTCTGGGTGCCGCCATCAGTGATTGTCGAGGCAGGCGAGGATCTGCGCCTGGACGTGACCTATTGCATCCTCGACCGGGTGGGCAACAACTCCCGCTGGGCGCCGCCACGGACGCTGAAGATCGGCTGTGTGAATCCTTACTTGAAGGTGCCGCTGAAGCCGATGTTCAAGGCAGCTGAATCGTACAAGGAGTAAATACCCTTTCTGTAGCAAATGAGCTTCTGTGGTGAGGGGATTTATCCCCGATGGACTGCGCAGCAGTCCTATTTTCCGGGGACGCTACGCGCCCCATCGGGGATAAATCCCCTCACCACAATACTGACTCACCACAGTATCTCTATCGCCCCTGGAATTCTTAACCATCCAGACCATCACCCCTTCTATACATATTCCTAAAAGTTAGTTTATTTAATATTTATACACGTTTAGGGTATATGAACCGGACCACCGGACATTCTTTCTTTCGCCGCACTTTTGCGGCGTTTTTCATGAGATGTGAGGTAGGCAGTATGGTCCGGAACACAATCACCCCAGTGCAGATCGCCAGGGCATTGCGTGCAGCCAAGGAGCGGCACTGATGTCCAGTCTGGCAGATGCAACCATCCAGTCTGATCTGGACATCGCCCCGTTGTTGTTGCCCGCACAGATCTTGCGCAACGACGCCCAAGCCATCAAGGCCGCGCAGGAGCTGGCGCAAGTCGCCCGCGTGCAGGCCGCCAAACGCGACCGCCAGCGCCAGCTGCCGTGGTCGGAAATCGAACAGTTCACCCGCAGCGGTTTAGGCAGCATCGCCATCCCGCGCGAGTACGGTGGCCCGCAGGTTTCCTTCGTTACGCTGGCCGAGGTGTTCGCGATCATTTCCGCGGCCGACCCGGCGCTGGGACAGATCCCGCAGAACCAGTTCGGCATCATCAATCTGGTGCTCGGCAGCGCCACTGAAGAACAGAAAAAGCAGTTGTTCCAGAGTGTTCTGGAAGGCTGGCGCATCGGCAATGCCGGCCCTGAACGCGGCACCAAAAACACCCTGGAACTGAAAGCGCGAATCACCGCCGACGGCGACGATTTCGTGATCAACGGCCAGAAGTTTTACTCCACGGGCGCACTGTTCGCGCACTGGGTTGCGGTCAAGGCACTCAACGATGACGGCAAGCAGGTACTGGCCTTCGTCCGTCGCGGCACCCCGGGATTGCGCATCGTCGACGACTGGTCGGGCTTCGGTCAGCGCACCACCGCCAGCGGCACGATTTTGCTGAACAACGTGCGTGTCGAAGCGGGGCTTGTCGTCGATAACTGGAAGATCAACGAGAAGCCGAATACCCAAGGCGCCGTGTCGCAATTGATTCAGGCCGCCATCGATGCCGGGATCGCCCGTGGCGCCATCGACGACGCCATCGAATTCGTCAAAACCCGCGCGCGGCCATGGATCGACGCCAAGGTCGAACGCGCCAGCGATGACCTCTACGTGATCGCCGACATCGGCAAGCTGAAAATCGAACTGCACGCCGCCGAAGCGCTGCTGCGCAAGGCCGGGCAAGTGCTCGATCAGGTGCACGCCGCGCCGCTTACCGCCGACTCCGCCGCC
Protein-coding sequences here:
- the epsC gene encoding serine O-acetyltransferase EpsC, coding for MSERSSHWQLQTIVSQLRSARDQWRAQNGRASGEQGGRELPSRAAMAEILEALCGALFPMRLGPVDLREESEDFYVGHTLDVALNALLAQTRLELRYVARHSAQADTEVEARAIQIVQDFALALPGLRTLLDTDVLAAYHGDPAARSVDEVLLCYPGILAVIHHRLAHHLYRAGLPLLARISAEIAHSATGIDIHPGAQIGRSFFIDHGTGVVIGETAIIGERVRIYQAVTLGAKRFPADEDGQLQKGHPRHPIVEDDVVIYAGATILGRITIGKGSTIGGNVWLTRSVPAGCNLTQANLQHDDGTQK
- a CDS encoding D-cysteine desulfhydrase, translated to MIKQQLARFNRLDLLGQPTPLEKLERLSTWLGRDVYIKRDDLTPLAMGGNKLRKLEYLAADALAQGADTLITAGALQSNHVRQTAALAAKLGLGCVALLENPLGTDDSNYTGNGNRLLLDLFDTKVELVDNLDNADEQLAALAVRLRSNGKKPYLVPIGGSNALGALGYVRAGLELAEQIKDTGLDFAAVVLASGSAGTHSGLALALSEALPQLPVIGVTVSRSEEDQRPKVQGLAERTADLLGVALPDSFKVELWDEYFGPRYGEPNAGTLAAVKLLASQDAVLLDPVYTGKAMAGLLDGIGRQRFDEGPIIFLHTGGAPALFAYKDSLTS
- the tcyJ gene encoding cystine ABC transporter substrate-binding protein, whose translation is MNFSALRRNLLVGSLGLALSAGLIGQAVAGEQLQQIKDKGVINVGLEGTYPPFSFVDADGKLSGFEVELSEALAQKLGVKAKIQPTKWDGILAALESKRLDVVVNQVTISDERKKKYDFSEPYTVSGIQALVLKSKEAALNIKTANDLSGKKVGVGLGTNYEQWVRANVPGADVRTYDDDPTKFADLNNGRTDAILIDRLAALEYAKKAPKTVAAGEAFSRQESGIALRKGEPELLAAVNKALDELRADGTLEKLSTKYFNADVTK
- the tcyL gene encoding cystine ABC transporter permease, which translates into the protein MEEAFQLALDSAPFLLKGAYYTVVLSLGGMFFGLLLGFGLALMRLSRFKSVSWLARIYVSFFRGTPLLVQLFVIYYGLPQLGLELDPLPAALIGFSLNMAAYACEILRAAIGSIERGQWEAAASIGMTRAQTLRRAILPQAMRTALPPLGNSFISLVKDTALAATIQVPELFRQAQLITARTFEVFTMYLAAALIYWILATVLSHFQNKLEERVNRHDQES
- the tcyN gene encoding L-cystine ABC transporter ATP-binding protein TcyN is translated as MIVVEKLTKQFKNQVVLNGIDLEVKEGEVVAIIGPSGSGKTTFLRCLNFLEQPTSGRIKVGDIEIDTSRPLNQQQSLVRNLRQHVGFVFQNFNLFPHRTALENVIEGPIVVKKMPRDAAIALGKKLMAKVGLAGKEDAYPRRLSGGQQQRVAIARALAMEPEVILFDEPTSALDPELVGEVLATIRGLAEEKRTMVIVTHEMGFARDVANRVVFFDKGVIVEQGEAKALFANPKEERTQQFLSKFLNHA
- a CDS encoding SfnB family sulfur acquisition oxidoreductase, which encodes MSSLADATIQSDLDIAPLLLPAQILRNDAQAIKAAQELAQVARVQAAKRDRQRQLPWSEIEQFTRSGLGSIAIPREYGGPQVSFVTLAEVFAIISAADPALGQIPQNQFGIINLVLGSATEEQKKQLFQSVLEGWRIGNAGPERGTKNTLELKARITADGDDFVINGQKFYSTGALFAHWVAVKALNDDGKQVLAFVRRGTPGLRIVDDWSGFGQRTTASGTILLNNVRVEAGLVVDNWKINEKPNTQGAVSQLIQAAIDAGIARGAIDDAIEFVKTRARPWIDAKVERASDDLYVIADIGKLKIELHAAEALLRKAGQVLDQVHAAPLTADSAARASIAVAEAKVLTTEISLLASEKLFELAGSRATLAEFNLDRHWRNARVHTLHDPVRWKYHAVGAYRLNGTLPARHSWI